A part of Cryptococcus neoformans var. neoformans JEC21 chromosome 4 sequence genomic DNA contains:
- a CDS encoding negative regulation of gluconeogenesis-related protein, putative has translation MDVSPALSALEALSSSTSTSSSGPVNGLIDDHLVQAKRRIMAGEDPRTVVQELQKAVVKSKKEVEKNLKAWYFALGNMGKAIDKTFPAQLSAISRAYEEPSLFADKDASQALDKAVLESLGRRGLWDSVAALETETSLVFPSERRLLAEELQRITTCLLSNDISPALKWCEENKSFIHSPPHPSSLPYFLHRAVFKSIEDPGHAIMYARQHMMAYLPLYPVTKLITSRLYDGANKAEFKGQDTEMDETVINSFEQEDAVDLVALVAMFQSEFKRRHQWPKEDPLEVAVDLGSKGGALNVIEKARRVMGEHLGHIRAWTDLPMEVPLPPSRRYHSVFVCPVSKEQATESNPPKMLVCGHVIASESFERLLKGGRREVKCPYCPVETAQSAAQRLYF, from the exons ATGGACGTCTCTCCAGCACTTTCAGCTCTTGAagctctctcttcctccacctctacATCGTCCTCTGGACCCGTCAATGGGCTCATCGATGATCACCTCGTCCAAGCCAAAAGACGCATTATGGCTGGTGAAGACCCAAGGACAGTCGTACAAGAGCTGCAGAAAGCCGTGGTTAAAAGCAagaaagaggtggagaagaattTGAAGGCATGGTATTTTGCTTTGGGAAATATGGGTAAGGCGATTGATAAG ACATTTCCGGCCCAGTTAAGTGCTATTAGCAGGGCGTATGAAGAACCGAGTCTATTTGCAGATAAAGATGCGTCTCAAGCGCTAGACAAAGCTGTACTTGAATCGCTGGGCCGCAGGGGTCTATGGGACTCTGTCGCCGCTTTGGAAACG GAAACTTCATTAGTTTTTCCATCTGAACGCCGCCTCCTTGCTGAAGAGCTCCAACGAATTACCACTTGCCTTCTATCTAACGACATCTCTCCCGCTTTGAAGTGGTGCGAAGAAAACAAgtcattcattcattctcCTCCACACCCATCGTCACTCCCTTATTTTCTCCATCGTGCAGTTTTTAAGTCCATTGAGGATCCCGGACATGCTATCATGTACGCTCGACAGCACATGATGGCATACTTGCCGTTGTACCCAGTCACAAAACTCATTACCTCACGGCTGTACGATGGGGCGAACAAAGCGGAATTTAAAGGACAAGATACTGAGATGGACGAAACCGTTATTAATTCTTTTGAACAGGAGGATGCGGTGGACTTGGTTGCTCTGGTTGCAATGTTCCAGAGCGAGTTTAAGAGAAGACATCAGTGGCCAAAGGAAGATCCACTCGAGGTGGCCGTGGATTTGGGATCCAAAGGAGGAGCGCTGAATGTAATTGAAAAAGCCAGGAGAGTAATGGGAGAGCACCTTGGACACATTCGAGCGTGGACTGATTTGCCT ATGGAGGTACCCCTTCCGCCCTCCAGGAGATATCATTCGGTCTTTGTCTGCCCAGTATCGAAGGAGCAAGCTACCGAAAGCAATCCTCCTAAGATGCTGGTTTGTGGACATGTTATAGCATCTGAAAGTTTTGAAAGGTTGTTAAAGGGGGG TCGACGAGAGGTGAAATGCCCATACTGTCCCGTTGAAACCGCGCAATCAGCTGCTCAAAGATTGTACTTCTAG